In Deinococcus irradiatisoli, the genomic stretch CCAGCGCACCGCACGGCCCCGAAGCGGTGTATCCCGGCACCTGCGCTGCTGCCGCTCCAGCTGACCCGAACCGCCCCGCCGCCCAGCGCTGGCGCGTGCCGGACGCCACCATCTGCGTCGAGGACGGCTGGAGCAATGAGACGCTGTGCCAGTACCTGCCGGGCGAGGTGGGCGATTTCGTGCTCAGGCGCAACGACGGCGTGTACGCCTACCACTTGGCCGTGGTGGTGGACGACGCCGAGATGCAGGTGACGGACGTGGTGCGCGGCGCCGACCTGCTGCCCAGCACCCCCCGGCAGGTGGCGCTGCAACGGGCGCTGGGCTACGCCACCCCGCGCTACTTCCACGTGCCGCTGATGACCGACTTTCGCGGCGAGCGCCTTGCCAAACGCGGCGGCGCGCCCAGCCTGGAAGCGCTGCGGGAAAGCGGCGCCTCCCCCCGGCGCCTGCTGGCCGCGCTGGCCCTCAGCCTGGGCTGGAACGTGCCGCCGGAAGTCTCGGCGCACGAGCTGCTGCCGTGCTACCGTGAGTTGACTATGTATGAAAAGCACTTTTAGACAAGTTGTCTAAGTTTCACAGTCTTTCCCTGAAATACGGGTTTACCCTGGGGGCATGAACCTCCCCACTTATCCGCTGCCAGACGAGCGCGGCCGCTACGGCGTGTTCGGCGGACGCTACGTGCCCGAGACCCTGATTCCGGCCCTCGACGAACTCAAGGCAGCCTACGCCTCGGCCAAAGCCGACCCGGCGTTTCTGGAACAGTACTCGACCTTGCTGCGCGAATACGTGGGCCGTCCCAGCCTGCTGTACTTCGCCGAGAACCTCACCAGGCATGCCGGCGGCGCCAAGATTTACCTCAAGCGCGAGGACCTCAACCACACCGGCGCGCACAAGATCAACAACTGCCTGGG encodes the following:
- the gluQRS gene encoding tRNA glutamyl-Q(34) synthetase GluQRS, with the translated sequence MSVTGRYAPSPTGAMHLGNARTALLAWLHSRAQGGRHLLRIEDLDTGRVRPGAADLIERDLLWLGLDWDAGYRQSERLDLYASALERLDTYPCTCTRREIQAAMQASASAPHGPEAVYPGTCAAAAPADPNRPAAQRWRVPDATICVEDGWSNETLCQYLPGEVGDFVLRRNDGVYAYHLAVVVDDAEMQVTDVVRGADLLPSTPRQVALQRALGYATPRYFHVPLMTDFRGERLAKRGGAPSLEALRESGASPRRLLAALALSLGWNVPPEVSAHELLPCYRELTMYEKHF